The following are encoded together in the Malaya genurostris strain Urasoe2022 chromosome 3, Malgen_1.1, whole genome shotgun sequence genome:
- the LOC131438109 gene encoding uncharacterized protein LOC131438109 isoform X1 — MFMFTVAVKKFNCCSLHHDLGSAHSGYKRIHQKANAITTSLSIEKLLEHQKQQELLEKFLVAPSTTATITTTNTTPRPTESGLCHSESDLADTIRIVDEVNCVPEMLEHNTSK, encoded by the exons ATGTTTATGTTTACCGTTGctgtaaaaaaattcaactgcTGCTCGCTTCATCATGATCTTG GGTCCGCCCACTCGGGCTACAAACGAATTCACCAGAAGGCCAACGCCATCACTACGTCCCTCTCGatagaaaaactgctcgaacatCAAAAGCAGCAGGAGCTATTGGAGAAATTCCTTGTGGCTCCCAGTACTACAGCGACTATAACCACGACGAATACAACACCGAG ACCAACGGAATCTGGTCTGTGTCACTCGGAGAGCGATTTAGCTGATACGATCCGTATTGTAGACGAAGTCAATTGCGTGCCGGAAATGTTGGAACATAACACCTCTAAATAA
- the LOC131438109 gene encoding uncharacterized protein LOC131438109 isoform X2 — protein sequence MILKANAITTSLSIEKLLEHQKQQELLEKFLVAPSTTATITTTNTTPRPTESGLCHSESDLADTIRIVDEVNCVPEMLEHNTSK from the exons ATGATCTTG AAGGCCAACGCCATCACTACGTCCCTCTCGatagaaaaactgctcgaacatCAAAAGCAGCAGGAGCTATTGGAGAAATTCCTTGTGGCTCCCAGTACTACAGCGACTATAACCACGACGAATACAACACCGAG ACCAACGGAATCTGGTCTGTGTCACTCGGAGAGCGATTTAGCTGATACGATCCGTATTGTAGACGAAGTCAATTGCGTGCCGGAAATGTTGGAACATAACACCTCTAAATAA
- the LOC131438109 gene encoding uncharacterized protein LOC131438109 isoform X3: MILANAITTSLSIEKLLEHQKQQELLEKFLVAPSTTATITTTNTTPRPTESGLCHSESDLADTIRIVDEVNCVPEMLEHNTSK, from the exons ATGATCTTG GCCAACGCCATCACTACGTCCCTCTCGatagaaaaactgctcgaacatCAAAAGCAGCAGGAGCTATTGGAGAAATTCCTTGTGGCTCCCAGTACTACAGCGACTATAACCACGACGAATACAACACCGAG ACCAACGGAATCTGGTCTGTGTCACTCGGAGAGCGATTTAGCTGATACGATCCGTATTGTAGACGAAGTCAATTGCGTGCCGGAAATGTTGGAACATAACACCTCTAAATAA